ATATATAAAAATATATTACAAGAATTGGAAACGGCTAATATTTTGTTTGATGTATCTGGTAGTCTGAAGTATAATACTTCGGGAGATATGCTTTACAAGACGGTCGACGGCGAGGGGATTCTCAAATGGAAAAAATTTTGTAATTCGTTGCGCTTGCGTGTTCTTCTGAAAATGTTGAATGTCGCGGAATATGATGCTAGAAGTGAAATACAAAAAATGATCAATACCCCTGAAATGTATCCTGTATTTGAGTCTAATAGCGATGCGGCATTAGTTGAGATTTCCGGGGTTTATCCCCAGGAGGCTCCTCTTAATAGGGCTAATGATTTTACTTCTTATCGGGCTTGTTCGGAATTTCTTGTTAACACGTTGAAATCATGGAATGATCCGAGACTTCCTTTGTTCGTGTCTAAACAGAAGGATGACTACATCGGGTGGCCTGCGGGTTTTGCTATACAACCGGCAGGAAAGGCTTCGACTCCCAATAAGGCACTGGCCGTTGCCCCGATGAAATTACCATTAATGTCTTATGCAGAGTTGGAATTGATTAAGGCCGAATTGGCCCAGAAAGGCATCGTAACATTAGATGAACGGATAGCTTATGAAAACGGGGTAAGAGCTTCTATCGAACAGTGGGGAGGTGAAATTCCGGAAGGGTATTTTAATAATCCGGTAGCAGGCTATGACGGGACCTTGGAAAGAATTATGCTGCAAAAATATTTCGCCTTGTATTTTTGTGATTATCAGCAATGGTTTGAATATAATCGAACGGGTTTACCCGCAATTCCTAAGGGGGACGGTATTCCCAAAGATCAGGAAATTCCCCGTCGTTTTAAATATCCGTCTGTTTTACAGAGAACAAATATGAAAAATTATCAGGCTGCGAAAGAGTCTATGGGAGGCGATGATTTGACGATAAAACTTATTTGGCAACAATAAAAATAGAATATGAATACAAGAGTGATTATTATTTGTGTTTTAGGATTGTTATATCCTTATTGTGGTTTTGGTCAGGCGTTAAATGCGATTTCAGGAAAGGAATCCCTTGTACATACCGGGGCTGGTTCTGAGAAAACTGAAAAAGAAAAATACGTGTATCATGTATATGAAACGACGAGTAAGGTAGCATTTGAAATACCTCATTATTTGGGAGAGCCTTGTACGGAAAAGTGGAGTAGATTTCAAGCTAATTACACTCGTACATACGATCAGAATGTCGGTTTTTCCAGCACGACAGTAGAATTTGCCAAACCAGCTATTTATCATGCTGTTAATAAGATAAATAAATATATCGTGAAAGCAGTCAAGAAAAAAAATGTAACGAGAGAGGAAGCCATTCGTTTACTGAGTCACGTGCTGGACTGTGCGAACACGCTTTTATATGAAGACGATACAACTCAATTGGAGAAAAGTCTGGCTTCAACAAAAGAACCGGAACTGTTAATTAAAATATTCAAGCAAATCAAGCTTGTTAAAGCGTAATAAGTGATAGATTGTTATATAACGTAATAAGTTTTAGAATGATGAAAACATTGAAATTATTATTGTTCTCTTGGATCAGTATGTTTAGTTTTTGTGCTGTTGGTCAGACGGAAGTAAACATAAAGGGTAAAGTGATGGATTTACAACATCGTCCTATTCCGGGGGTTATTGTAAATAATGGTATAAATTTTACGATTACCGATCAAAAAGGGGCATATCATTTGCTTACCGATACTGCTAAATGCCGTTATGTCAGGATTACCGTGCCTTCTAATTGTCATGTACCGGTTAACGAGCTTAATTTGATAGAATTTTACAAGCCAATTGAAAAGCAAAATTTGTCTACTTCGTATGATTTTATTTTGAAAAAAAGGGAACAGGCTACAGGGAAATTCACGTATCTGGTTTTTTCTGATCCCCAACCTAAAGATGATTTTCATTTTGTTCGTTTTTTCACGGAGACAGTACCCGACGTGAAAAAATTTTTGAGTACAATAAAAGGAGAGGTTTATGGTTTTGTCGAGGGGGATATCGTGAGTGATGCATTACATTTATACCCGTTGTATACCAGTGCCGTTGCATCATGGAATATTCCGATGATGCATGTTATAGGGAATCATGATTTTGATAAACGGTATGCAGAGGCTGGCCGGACTCTTGATAAAACGAAAGGTTATGGCGAACAAACGTACGAGGCTTTCTTTGGACCGACTGATTATTCTTTGAATATCGGGAATATTCATGTTATTTGTATGAAAGATATTGAGTATTTAGGGGATAAAAAGTATTATACACAATTAACGGCAGAACAGTTGGAATGGCTGAAGAAAGATTTGAGTTACGTGAAAACCGGAACGACTGTATTTTTAAACGTACATGCTCCTATATTTAATATTGCAAATTCCAAGCAAGTATTGGATGTCCTCAAAGATTATAATGTACATATTTTTTCCGGGCATACGCATTTTCATAAAAATGAGATTCTGGCGGAAAATATTTACGAGCATAATGTGGGGGCAGTATGTGGATTCCACTGGCAGGGAAATGCGAGTCGATGTGGAACCCCGAATGGATTTATGAGTGTTGAGGTTGACGGGAATAATGTCCAATGGCATTTTAAATCAACCGGGCATGATTTAGATTATCAATTTAAGGTGTACAGGCCTGGTGAGTTCGATTCTCAACCTGAATATGTCGTTGCCAATGTTTGGGATTGGGATAATTCCTATAAAGTGAGATGGTATGAAGACGGTGTTTTAAAGGGAGATATGGAACAATTTTCGGATATAGATCAGGATTTTCTGGATTCTGGTAGAGTGAAGGTTTATAGAACCGATCATTTATTCCGGGTCAAACCTTCGGTTACGGCAAAAAAGATTAAAGTTGAAGTTATCAACAGATTCGGGGAAACTTATGTGAAAATAGTTAATTTGTAGCTTGAGTTTAGTTGAATTTTGAAAAGGTCGTGCTTTATTTTGGGGAAAGCACGACTTTTTGTTTTTCGACAATCTGGAGAATGTTTTTGCCATCCGAAACGATTCATTAGGAAAATCTTTTGATATTGGAGAAGAAGTTGACAGATCGCCTTTTCAATATGCTCTTGAAGTTCTGATTTTGTATAATGTGCCTAGGTGAACAACTTGGTAATTTTGTAGGATCTGTTCTTGGAGTTTGTTACGTGTGTCTAGTTGTGCCAAATAATTATTCTAGTGGATATCGTATATTCGTGATATTATTTTGGATTATTTTTTCCATCTGATTGTTCGAGAATCCGGATTTTTATATAAGTTTGTCTCCATGAGTGGTGAGAATTGTATCATGGAAGAAGTTTTCGCTAAAATAAAGAATGGAGACCAAGGGGCATTTGAACAAGTGTTTAGAATGTTCTATATGCCATTGTGCGATTATGCAGTCATGATTCTTGGTGATCAGGCGGAGGCAGAAGACGTGGTGCAGGATCTTTTCACGTATCTCTGGAGAAGTCGGCAGGAGGTTCAGGTGCAGGAGTCCGTGAAATCTTATCTTTTTACTTCGGTACGTTTCCGGGCTTTAAATGTGTTGAAACATAAAATGATAGAGCGAAAACATGGGGCGTCATTGATGGCGTTTATTGAAGATCTACAAAATTCCGGTTACTCGGAAGAGGAGATGCAACGTGTGGAGCAAATAAAAGAGGTTTTGCAAACTTTACCTGCGCAATGTCGGACGGTATTCACAATGAGTTGTTTAGACGGAAAAAAATACAAGGAGATTGCGGATGAATTGGGAATATCGGTGAATACCGTAAAGTCTCACGTGATGAAAGCGTATCGGGATATTCGAGCTAGGGTAGGTGGAGAACAGTCTCCCGTGTTGCTTTTTATAGCTTTGCAAGGATAAGGATTGATGGGAGATATTACTCTTGGTAATCAGATTGTTTTTTTATGTGTGATATTTTTTTGAAAAAAGTTCATTTTTAACTCACCTTCTTTTGAAGGATGATTGTCGTATAGGAAAATAGATACGAAATGAACGATTTTCTGGAAAATAATTGGGAGCGTTTGACTTCTCTGTGGCGAAGGCCGGAGGAAGGAGAGCTATCTCAGGAGGAAAAAAAGATATTGCAACAACAATTCGAAATCCGGCAGGCCATGCACGGATTGGGCTCCCATCGTTATGACGTGGATAACGCTTGGCGGAAAATACAACCGAAAAGGGGTAGAAAATGGGTATTGTCGGTTTGTAAATATGCGGCCATGTTTGTATTGGGTGTTTCTTTGGTTTATGTCGCTACCCGTCCGGAGCCGGAGGAAAAAATTGTACGTGCTGAAGTGATAAAACCCGGTAGGTTACAGGCGGAATTGCGTTTGGGAACGGGAGTACGGTTAGCGTTAAACGAGCATCAAGGAGTTTATTCCTCGGAAAATGCGGGCGTGGAGATTGTGAATGACACGGTGACGGGGAAAGTTTCCTATCATGTAAATGAGACAGGAATGGAAGATTCTTTGGTTTTTAATACCTTGATTGTTCCGAAAGGTGGGGAGTATTCTTTAGAATTACCAGATGGAACGGTGGTTTGGGTTAATTCTGAATCTGCTTTACGTTTTCCGGAGAAATTTACTTCCAACCGACGAGAGGTATTTTTGGAAGGAGAGGCTTATTTCGAGGTGAAAAAAGATGCGAACAGACCTTTCTATGTACACACGGAGGCAGGAAAAGTTCGGGTATTAGGGACAGCTTTCAACGTGTGTGCGTATTCGAATGATCGTTTTTGGCAGACTACTTTGGTTGAAGGTTCCGTGATGATTAATCAAGAGGAAAAAGAAGTTTTACTGAAACCGAACGAGCAATACCAGATTGATGTAAGAACCGGAAAAGCTGGACTGAGAGAAGTTTTGCCGGAATTGTACACGTCTTGGCGAGATGGAAAATTCTATTTTAAAGCATACACGTTTGAAGAATTGGTCGAGAAATTAGAGCGGTGGTATGATTTTAAAATGTTTTACATGAACGAGGAGATTAAAACTCGACGTTTTTCGGGAGTGGTCAACAAGTACCAACCTTTAGAAGAAATGTTTAAATTCCTTCAGATGACTTCAGATGTACAATTTAACGTGAAAGGAAATGTGGTAACGGCAAGTTTGAAAAATAGATAAACATATACGAGATCAAAAGAACGAGAGATTGCGGCTCCCGTTCTTATCTTAACCCGTATGGATTAATAAATATTTAATGTAACTACAAATTTATGGAAAAAAATGAGGATGTAGGTTTATTTTACTGGAAAAGTAGAATAAAAAAAATGTTATTGCTTATGAAGCTGATTTGTTTTTGGATTCTAGTCGGGTTGATGCAAGTGCATGCAACCGCTTATGGTCAGGCCGAGAGTGTGGCTTTCGAGAAGAAGAGTCTGACGATTGATCAAGTGTTTAGTACGATAACCACGCAGTTGAAATATGACATTTTCTACAGCGATGATGAGATTGACGTGGCTAAGGTGGTTCGGCTCCCAAATTTAACAGTGAATGTGGAAGACGTTTTACGTTTGGTTCTTGGGGAACATTTTACCTATCAATTTGTCGGTAAGACTATCGTGATAGCTCCAAAAACTGAAATCCCACAGAATCAAAAGGGACTTCAACTTAGAGGTTTTGTATCAGACACGAAAAAACAACCTATGCCGGGCGTGACGGTTAAGTTAGTTGGAACTTCTATCGGGACTGCAACTAACATGGACGGGTGGTTTCAATTGCCGGATATTCCTGCGAATGCGGGAACTTTAGAGTTTTCTTTTGTTGGTTATAAATCGCAAAAAGTAGATTTTACAGCCAACACGAGAGATACTTTACGGATTGTGATGGAAGAAGATGTTACAGAAGTTGATGAGGTCGTGGTTACCGGTATGTTTACGCGCAAAGCGAATAGTTTTACTGGTGCAGCCCAATCGTTTTCTCGGGAGGAAATTCGTCGGGTAGGAAATACGAATGTATTGCAGAGTATCAAGAATCTTGATCCTTCCTTTCGTATCGCTGAAAGTCTTGCGAACGGTTCGAATCCGAATCAGCAATACGAGATCACGATGCGTGGGCAGTCCGGTTTCCCGGATTTGAAAGGAGAATATTCATCGAATCCTAATAATCCGTTATTTATTGTTGACGGTTTTGAGCAATCGCTAACTTATGTGATGGATATGGATATGAATCGTGTGGCTAGCGTGACACTTTTGAAAGATGCCGCGGCCAAGGCCATATACGGATCGAAAGCTGCCAATGGGGTGGTAGTTATTGAAACGTTACAGCCGGAAAAGGGAAAATTGAGAGTGAGTTACACGGGCACAATGAACGTTCAACTTCCAGATTTGACCAGTTATGATCTTTGTAATGCAGCAGAAAAGTTGGAAGTAGAATTCAATGCAGGGAAATATACCTATTTCAGGGATAACGGTTCGTCTATATGGGGAAATCCGGTTGAACAATATTCATGGGATCAGGTCTATAACGGACTGATGAAAGAGGTGATTGCCGGGGTTAATACTGATTGGAAGTCGATACCGTTACGAAATGGTATTGGGCAGAAACATGCTATCTACCTTGAAGGAGGGGATGATTTTTTCCGGTATGGTCTGGATGTTTCATATAATAATGTGGTTGGTGTGATGAAAGGTTCTAATCGGAACACGTTTTCTGGAGGTGTGACACTTTCATACCGGTATAATAATATCATGCTAAAGAATAGTTTTTCAGTAACCTATAATAAGGGAGAGAATTCTCCGTATGGTTCATTTAGTGAATATACCTCGATGAATCCTTATTATCGTTGTTGGGATGATGATGGTAACGTTATAAAAATACTTGGAGAACGTCTTGGTACATATCAAAATACGAATGTTTATAATCCTGTATGGAACGCCACGATCAACACGAAGGACTTTTCCGAATACACGCAGTTTGTAAATAATTTCTACGTGGAATGGACGCCTGCACGAGGATTTAAATTTACCGGACGGGTGAGTTTGAACAAGAGCGATACGGGTAGTGAAATATTTCATCCTGCATCACACACGGATTTTATCGGTTGGGAAGAGGATGAAGAAAAGATTTATCGACGCGGCAGCTATATCTATGGTGACGGAAAATCTTTTGCGGTGTCTGCAGACGTGCTGGCAAACTATTCCGTGCAGCTAGGTGAAAGACACATGATTTTTGCTAACGTGGGATGGAGTTTGAATAATTCTACATCGGAGTCGGTGACCTTTAAAGCAGAAGGATTTTCTAATGATAAACTTGATAATTTAGCTTTTGCACGACAGTATTATAAAGATGGACGTCCCTCTGCTTCCGAATCTACTACTCGTGATATTGGTTTTGTCGGTGCTGCGAACTACTCTTACGATAATCGGTATCTTTTTGATGCGTCGTTTCGTTTGTCCGGTTCATCTCAATTCGGTAGTGATAATCGTTGGGGTACATTCTGGTCGTTAGGCTTAGGATGGAATCTGCATCAAGAAAAATTCTTTCATTCATTGACGGATTCAGGTATCCTTTCACAGTTGAAACTTCGTGGTTCTTTGGGATACACGGGTTCACAAAATTTCAATTCGTACCAGTCGATTGCAACTTATTCCTACTACACGTCCAGTGCTTACAACGGTAATATCGGAGCTGTCTTGGCTGGGATGCCTAATTCTCGTTTGAAGTGGCAAAGAAAATATGATCGGAATCTCGGGGTTGATTTTGGTGTGTTTAACGGGAGGTTACAGGGGCGTTTTGATTACTATTCGACAGTTACAGACGATTTATTAACCGATGTAACGATTCCTTCTTCTACCGGATTTACTTCATATAAAGAGAATTTGGGAAAAGTGGAGAATATTGGTTATGAAATCAGTCTTAAATACCGGGTTTGGCAGGAGCAGTCGAAGGATGCTTTCCTGAATATATTTGTGGCCGCATCACATAATAAAAATACGATCAAACAGATTTCTAACTTTTTGCAGACGTATAACGATACCCAAACGTCCTCTGTTTCCAATAAACCGATTACTCGTTATGAGGAAGGTCAGTCTATGTCAGCGATTTGGGCGGTGAAATCAATGGGAATCGATCCTGCGTGTGGAGATGAACTTTTTATTACATCGGAAGGAACACGCACGTATGAATGGGATTCCGATAATCTTCAGATTTGTGGGGATACAGAACCGACACTTCAAGGGAACCTTGGATTTAATTTTGATTACAAGGGAATTAGTTTGAATGTGACTGCCCGTTATCAGTTCGGAGGACAAGTGTATAACCAGACATTGGTTGATAAGGTAGAAAATGCGAACTTGGAAAACAACGTTGATCGTCGAATTTTTTCCGATCGTTGGGTAAAAAAGGGAGACGTGAGTTTGTATAAAAATATAAAGAATGAAGAGACAACTCAAGCAACTTCCCGCTTTGTCGA
The window above is part of the Butyricimonas paravirosa genome. Proteins encoded here:
- a CDS encoding SusD/RagB family nutrient-binding outer membrane lipoprotein, which produces MKKSIRNILLGGIFIGGLFSACTPFEKLNTDPTRLNEANPGSFLDPILYNVSSFSWKRFNNYTYELMGNIISYRNTNDIGWWYVSDSEGDGSWSTYYQWLANAKAMEKEAEKLGEVNYQAVSKVLQSYMFDVLVSAFGDVPMEEACRGDEQLYYPVFDKQLAIYKNILQELETANILFDVSGSLKYNTSGDMLYKTVDGEGILKWKKFCNSLRLRVLLKMLNVAEYDARSEIQKMINTPEMYPVFESNSDAALVEISGVYPQEAPLNRANDFTSYRACSEFLVNTLKSWNDPRLPLFVSKQKDDYIGWPAGFAIQPAGKASTPNKALAVAPMKLPLMSYAELELIKAELAQKGIVTLDERIAYENGVRASIEQWGGEIPEGYFNNPVAGYDGTLERIMLQKYFALYFCDYQQWFEYNRTGLPAIPKGDGIPKDQEIPRRFKYPSVLQRTNMKNYQAAKESMGGDDLTIKLIWQQ
- a CDS encoding calcineurin-like phosphoesterase C-terminal domain-containing protein, whose translation is MMKTLKLLLFSWISMFSFCAVGQTEVNIKGKVMDLQHRPIPGVIVNNGINFTITDQKGAYHLLTDTAKCRYVRITVPSNCHVPVNELNLIEFYKPIEKQNLSTSYDFILKKREQATGKFTYLVFSDPQPKDDFHFVRFFTETVPDVKKFLSTIKGEVYGFVEGDIVSDALHLYPLYTSAVASWNIPMMHVIGNHDFDKRYAEAGRTLDKTKGYGEQTYEAFFGPTDYSLNIGNIHVICMKDIEYLGDKKYYTQLTAEQLEWLKKDLSYVKTGTTVFLNVHAPIFNIANSKQVLDVLKDYNVHIFSGHTHFHKNEILAENIYEHNVGAVCGFHWQGNASRCGTPNGFMSVEVDGNNVQWHFKSTGHDLDYQFKVYRPGEFDSQPEYVVANVWDWDNSYKVRWYEDGVLKGDMEQFSDIDQDFLDSGRVKVYRTDHLFRVKPSVTAKKIKVEVINRFGETYVKIVNL
- a CDS encoding RNA polymerase sigma-70 factor; this translates as MSGENCIMEEVFAKIKNGDQGAFEQVFRMFYMPLCDYAVMILGDQAEAEDVVQDLFTYLWRSRQEVQVQESVKSYLFTSVRFRALNVLKHKMIERKHGASLMAFIEDLQNSGYSEEEMQRVEQIKEVLQTLPAQCRTVFTMSCLDGKKYKEIADELGISVNTVKSHVMKAYRDIRARVGGEQSPVLLFIALQG
- a CDS encoding FecR family protein, which gives rise to MNDFLENNWERLTSLWRRPEEGELSQEEKKILQQQFEIRQAMHGLGSHRYDVDNAWRKIQPKRGRKWVLSVCKYAAMFVLGVSLVYVATRPEPEEKIVRAEVIKPGRLQAELRLGTGVRLALNEHQGVYSSENAGVEIVNDTVTGKVSYHVNETGMEDSLVFNTLIVPKGGEYSLELPDGTVVWVNSESALRFPEKFTSNRREVFLEGEAYFEVKKDANRPFYVHTEAGKVRVLGTAFNVCAYSNDRFWQTTLVEGSVMINQEEKEVLLKPNEQYQIDVRTGKAGLREVLPELYTSWRDGKFYFKAYTFEELVEKLERWYDFKMFYMNEEIKTRRFSGVVNKYQPLEEMFKFLQMTSDVQFNVKGNVVTASLKNR
- a CDS encoding SusC/RagA family TonB-linked outer membrane protein, with the protein product MKLICFWILVGLMQVHATAYGQAESVAFEKKSLTIDQVFSTITTQLKYDIFYSDDEIDVAKVVRLPNLTVNVEDVLRLVLGEHFTYQFVGKTIVIAPKTEIPQNQKGLQLRGFVSDTKKQPMPGVTVKLVGTSIGTATNMDGWFQLPDIPANAGTLEFSFVGYKSQKVDFTANTRDTLRIVMEEDVTEVDEVVVTGMFTRKANSFTGAAQSFSREEIRRVGNTNVLQSIKNLDPSFRIAESLANGSNPNQQYEITMRGQSGFPDLKGEYSSNPNNPLFIVDGFEQSLTYVMDMDMNRVASVTLLKDAAAKAIYGSKAANGVVVIETLQPEKGKLRVSYTGTMNVQLPDLTSYDLCNAAEKLEVEFNAGKYTYFRDNGSSIWGNPVEQYSWDQVYNGLMKEVIAGVNTDWKSIPLRNGIGQKHAIYLEGGDDFFRYGLDVSYNNVVGVMKGSNRNTFSGGVTLSYRYNNIMLKNSFSVTYNKGENSPYGSFSEYTSMNPYYRCWDDDGNVIKILGERLGTYQNTNVYNPVWNATINTKDFSEYTQFVNNFYVEWTPARGFKFTGRVSLNKSDTGSEIFHPASHTDFIGWEEDEEKIYRRGSYIYGDGKSFAVSADVLANYSVQLGERHMIFANVGWSLNNSTSESVTFKAEGFSNDKLDNLAFARQYYKDGRPSASESTTRDIGFVGAANYSYDNRYLFDASFRLSGSSQFGSDNRWGTFWSLGLGWNLHQEKFFHSLTDSGILSQLKLRGSLGYTGSQNFNSYQSIATYSYYTSSAYNGNIGAVLAGMPNSRLKWQRKYDRNLGVDFGVFNGRLQGRFDYYSTVTDDLLTDVTIPSSTGFTSYKENLGKVENIGYEISLKYRVWQEQSKDAFLNIFVAASHNKNTIKQISNFLQTYNDTQTSSVSNKPITRYEEGQSMSAIWAVKSMGIDPACGDELFITSEGTRTYEWDSDNLQICGDTEPTLQGNLGFNFDYKGISLNVTARYQFGGQVYNQTLVDKVENANLENNVDRRIFSDRWVKKGDVSLYKNIKNEETTQATSRFVEDDDQFVISSLNLSYELTRIEAIKRIGMERLRLSFDMTDFGRMQSVKIERGTSYPFARTFSFSLQVMF